In Lactuca sativa cultivar Salinas chromosome 5, Lsat_Salinas_v11, whole genome shotgun sequence, the DNA window tcgatgtatggtagtgtgccatcAGAGAGCAGTTTCATCAAGgcaatcaaggagttagggccatctggtccgagggaactgacaccggacatgctgcgatcaattcatgatgctgacaaaccggtggtacggggtaagaaggcagacaaggggaagaaaccatcaaaagccccaaaacccactcccaagaaacgcaaacaaccgaaggctgcttcctctccaaaaccgaaaaggaGAAAGACCCAACGGAAACGGACGCTCGTCCTTTCGTCAtcctccagtgaatccgaaggtaggagttcggactctgaggggtcacaaggagacgaatctccacaaagaggcaacacaccccctcggtccccaaccccggagatggaacttcaccaatccccagttccttcccctccacccacaattcctatttccattcccaccataacccctactataccaccaacctcattcgctataccaccacccatattcaccacctcaactgaaacaccacctgtaaccgaaacccctcctgtaaccgaacccccacaaaccgaaacccatacccaaccaccacccgaaactaaccccccacctactcaacctgCACCAACCAAACCGATAACACCCCCACATTccccaccacctcaatctccagaagacgcctccgatggcgatgatcaatatcttgctgcagtctatgcagtctatgcaggaaagcgccgacgccaccaaaacaacactggaaccacttgttcatcaattggcccagtttgtgaagacggagttatcctcgttcgctaccctcagacaaaaccttagcgacgacaactcggcactccgtgcctccattgaagcccgcttggcaaagctacaagaggatcttgcggctgaaaataaactgatggacgtcctggcgagtaagactactgccctcaaggtcaagagcacccaactttcccactccgaacaacaattggaggctcttcgatccgaaagggaaatcatcaagacgtgtgtttcggatgtccacgccgctttATCCAAcgtcctggaagcacacgaccccattctgaaccactcggtgaggcgtacccttgctgagaaactctctccggccatggctctcttgagtaaaattgaaggcctacccagtttcgtgtccattccgaaacaagggggagatgagaagaaaggatcgaaaccacctccttcctcaaatgcaactcacacaaccgaaccaaccccaactggtcatgcctcgggttcgggtgtgaaggacaagggcaaaaacattgcagagggaggagatgaagatgaagatgaagacaaggagactattgcggacatgttaaagagaaagaacagtcgcaatactgatgacgatgtcagtcgtgtggcacgtgaagctgaagaagccgaacgtaaacaaaaagaagccaacgatctccttgagagccgaaagctgctcttccctgcctggaccagggatcgactgataaaggaggccatagagactccaagcatactatggctcgagccggtgatatcattcgactgcaacaactcggtcgattctcaatttgatatgccgctgactcgaaaggcgttcatcttccacgccttctccaacattttcgaagtcccgcatccgaacgatgagcttgacagggagctcattgacttttatctggaggccgctcgtcctcaattccttacatggagcgcccagaagatagtcaaTGTTCGTGTGATGAAGCCGTTTaccgtggggagattcacgaacgtcaagttcaagctaatccgaggatctgcaagaactgctcacatgatctctctggcggatctgcccaatctgaaccctcatgattggatagtcttgtacaacatcttgctgacaaacgaagctgaatatggtcccatcttagaccatgtcaaaaggatgctggcatgctacatcatggaggtggccctaatggatcaggaggttgccacagtgtttaagaagaaaccgaaagtcaagcctgtgggatcggccagtgatctaaacacgatgaaaatgggcaagattgattcgaggcgaaactctgtgatgttcaccagagccgaaggacagaaatgtctgttcgcgttagctgacaagcacctctacaccactccctgcttggaacacgttctatctatcgtcaagcggtgtaaggacaattcggctgacgacatcaaatattttgaagatatgatcaactggtacatccggtttagacaaaccatcctttccataaccaagtgtctgtttagtaccgtgaagaagaaggtaccagcttcagctgccggcccaagtacgaagtgatggtctcgctccaaagtgacgcaaagggggagattgttgggctgaagttctgttttgtattgcgtcttttgggctcgtagataagcctagtattctccggtttgggcctgtccaaccgagagccttttatgtatagtatataagttatcgcttgcatgcatattaggtaaagatttaagattcaagatttctgtttaagcgtttcagagtttacgatattattctcttgtaatcttccaatcctttacagttgatgttcttaatcgagctcttctaaggattttgtttaatcattcaacccgtttgattcaagctgtttgttctttttattgcgttctgccttgttatttatattgtgttcttgcagtttcatattcatatacctgttctcgatctaatcgatctttatagattaaaagttattgttttTAATCCCATCAAAAAATCTTTGAGTTATAAGAATATTACACTAGAATAGTTTGATGGTATAATATGGTAAAAAGACATTAAGTAAAGTACAACGtcattttttgtcattttcttattctCCACATAACGATGTGCTCAAGTTTTGGCTTTCCCTTCTacaaacaaaaaataaagatCATTAAGTGTTAAAAGAAGGAGAAATATTATCGCAACAAATGTTATTCATGATATTAAGAAACACGTAACGTACGTATAAGAATACCGTGACAATCATTACGAAAATAATCATTTTCCTTCTGCAAGTCAAGTGTGTCTACATGTGGCAATATGTTATCATTATGAGGAACAATAGTACTAAATTCTTCATCTACATCTTCATATGTATCTTTGTAATTTTTGGGAGGTGTCTTGAACACAATAGACATTTTTTTGATCGAGTGGGTCTGTCACGTAAAATACTTGTTGTGCTTGAGAGGCCAATATGAAGGGATCACCTTTATGGCCTAATATTTTTAGTTCAACTAGTGTGTACCCCAATTTGTCCCTTTTTACCCCTTTTCTATTGTCAACCCAGTCACACATGAAAATTGCAATTCTTTTAAAATGATAATCTAGTACCCATATCTCTTGTAAAACACCATAATAAGTGTTTTTGGCATATGTTACAACTTCTTTACTGATGTGTGTGCCAGTTGCAACAACATTAACCCCACTGTTTTGGTAAACCTTACCTTCATGAGCTtttgtatgaaaagtatatccatTAATAGCATATACATCGTATTTAATAATGTTCTTATTGGGTCCATGTGAAATCCATCTCATTGTCTCTGTTATAGTTTCTCTACAGGCCCCTAACTCTCTCTCTTCCTGAATTGTAATTAGATTATGAATTTAAGAAATCAAGACAAAAATAACAAAGAACACAACATATTTGAAAAGAATATACCTCCTTTCATAACCAATGACCAAATGTTTTACTATGCTCTTGTTCTAGATGTACCTTTCGTTTAGTAGGGTGTATATGTTCCAAAAATTCCATGTGTCGTCTGTCAATACGTTAAtgttaatattattataaaaaaacataCATGTAAAAAACCTTACTCGATATATGGGAGTACTTCAGATGTATTTTGCAATACAAAGAAATGTGCTTTGCTGAATAGTTCTGAAAAAACTTCTATCGATTTAGCAGCTGATACAGGAGTATCGTCCGTAATAGAACTACTATCTACACCTTTATGAATTCCACAATTGTTATGATTGTCAGGTGCAATACCAACAATATCCATCCTTTTAAGGAATTGACTAAAAAACTCAATTGTCTCTTCTACAACATTCTCTTCAGCAATGCATCCTTCTGGTCTATTTTTGTTTCGCATGTGCCCCTTAATAACCTTCATATACCTTTCGAATGGGTACATCCATCTAAAGAATATTGGACCGCATAATTTTACTTCCCTAGTGAGATGAACGGTTAAATGAATCATCACATCAAAAAATGATGGTGGAAAGTGTTTCTCAAGAAGACATAAGGTTACACATAACTCCTCTTGCAACTTATCGAGCTCATCCACTATGATTTCTTTGCTACATATTGATTTGAAAAAGAAACAAAACCTTGTAATAGCAACTCCGGTGGGTGGATGCATAATAGATCGAATTGATATGGGCAAAAATTGTTGCATAAGCATGTGATAGTCATGTGATTTTAGTCCGATCAACTTCTTATCCTTTAGACTCACCAAACTAGAAAAATTAGAACAATACCCTTGAGGAACCCTTAAGTTGTATAAAGTCTCACAGAATTTGTCTTTTTCCTCTTTTGTCAATGTACAACCTGCTGCGGGAAGTGTTGTGTTGTTCCCTTCTATCTGAGGATGCAACTCTGGTTTCAAACCATAATGAACCAAATCCAATCGAGCTTTATAACCATCTTTCGTCTTCCCGTGAACATTCAAAACAGTTCCTGTTAAACTCTCACCTACGTTCTTTTCCACATGCATAATGTGGAACCAAACTGTCGGGCCAATACCTTAGTTGTCTATACCATATATTGAATTTATTCCAGTATGTATTATTTTGCTGGCCCACATCTGAAGTACCCAGTTGGTgtgattttctctttttttattCATCTTCCCACCTCTTCCACTTGTTGCTTGTTGGATTTCTGCCTCCTTGCCCTTATTAACCTTTCcccatttattaattataaattttacCCTGTTATATATTTCCTCCCCATTCATAGGTTCTGGAGAGGGTGAGAACTCTAGTTGTCCATTGAATGCCTTCTTTTTTCTTCTGAACGAGTGATCATACGGTAGAAATCTTCTATGACCAGCATAACTCTGCTTATTCTATTCAAGGAGTCTAATGCAGTGTGTCTCTTCACCACACACAACACAACCTTGAAAACCGTTGTATGGGCAGCCACTCAATGTACCTAAAGCAGGATAATCATTAATAGTCCATAACACAACTACGTGTAGTTTAAAATGCTCTTGTGCATATACATCGTATGTTTCAactccaaaatcaaataataattgcAGATCATCAACAAAAAGTGCTAGGAACACATCAATATCGTTTCTTGGTGTTCCCAAAATCAATAACGAAAGCATGATGAACTTTCTCTTCATACACAACCATGGTGGAAGGTTGTAAATGACAGTTAAAACATGCCAAACACTATGACTCCTATTTCCTCTGTTCACATCAACCCCGTCCGCCGAAATGCCTAGTCGCAAATTCCTTGGTTCGCTAGCAAAATCAGGATATTTGTCATCAATGGCAGCCCATGCTGGTGAATCAGCTGGGTGACTTAAAGCTCCAACATCCACCATTCTTTCTGTTGTGTGCCATGCTAAATATTTTGTAGTTGTCTTAGACTGGAAAAGACGCTTGAAGCGCGGAATAATTGGAAAGTACCACAAACATTTTGCAGGAATAttgttgtaaattttatttttttgttcatcAACCTTCCATCTTGATTTACCACAAGTAGGACATGCTACCAAATCTGTGTATTCTTTTCTGTAAAGTATACAATTGTTGACACAGGCATGTATCTTAGTATACCCTGAACCCATTGCCTTAAATGCTTTTTTTGCCTCATATGTACTACTATACATTTCGTTTCCTTCTGGTAAcatgttttttttatcaaaactaATAATTCTGTAAAGAACTTATCTAATACTCCATACTTACTCTTCAAGTTGAGTAGTTGAATGATTGCAGATAACTTTGTGAAATTAAGACACCCTGTGTATAGGGGCTTCTCGGCATCCTCTATCGGTTCTCTAAACTTATCAGGGTTCCCAATAAAATTTTCTTCTACATCTTCAACCATCTCTAGAGTTTCTGCAGCATCTGTTGGCATTTCTATGTTCATGTTCGTGGAATCTACAACATTTGACGTATCCATGTCAAAATTATGTTCATATACATAACTTCTTGGTGGTTCTTCTGTTTCTCCATGCTTATTCCAATTTGTGTATGTTTGATCAATTCCATTTCTGAATAGATGATCATCTACCACATCCACCGAATGACATATGTGGTTTACACACTTAACACATGGACAGGGAATTCTTATCTTTTTTTTGGTATCTGCAGGATCCATATGTTTAGAAATCTTGTAATTGCGCACTGCATATTTGATAAATTCTGCAACACCTTTTACATAGGTTTCTGATGTTCTGTATGCTCCCATCCAAGACTTATCCATATTCAGCTTACAACAGCGTCAACAAGCAATATACATTTCCTATTTATTGACCCGTTTTAACAAACAATTGGTGTGCATAAACAAAATAGATCACATTACTAATAAATCCAATATCTTGAAAGAAAAATACTTGTAATTTCCTGTATTAATTAAATGTAGTATTTGTACCTGTATGAATTTGATTTTGACGCAtcaatttttggttgaaaaaaaAACGTAGTTGCAGTGCCTTTGTAGTTATCAACGATTGAATCGATAGGAATTCATATTGTCTAATTTGGTATATTTACGCAATGAGTTTGGATGATAAGGGGCAAGTGGAGAATTGATAAAAAAGTGAATGATCAGGGACATATCGAgacattaaaaacaaaaaaaaatgttggtaATTGGTTTCGAACCCATGACACTCCAAAATATACCAATAACTACATTGACACTTACCAAGTGGGGTATCTGGTTGTTTGCAAATAATTGCTTTACCAAATAAACAGAAACATTAACCAAAACAGAAAGGAATCCAGTAAAACCTATCTAATACAAACACAgtttttctgatcaatactaattaaataatatgatttcttaattaatatattagtcttataatacattaatatatcacaattaacctctttatctataattcatcctatcaaatagctatggtgaaggcaacccaaaataaccatgctactatcgggtcaagtacgtaccaattatagttatgggcttagaaatcTAATCCAACAAACAACaccctaggagcctagatctacaatttggagctttGGATTCACTTAAAAgcatctgaatgagaaatggaatcaaggaactcgacgagttgcatagtcaactcgacgagttgaatgagGGTTTCCCGCCTTCTGGATTctgcatgaactcggtgagttagaaaggtaacttgatgagttggttagggttttcccaacatTTGGAAACTGCATGGACTCGACATGTTGTCTGGAAACTCAGCGATTCGACTAGGGTTTTCACGAATTTGcttgagttctgaaggaactcaacgagtaagTGAGCTACACTTAACGAGTTAGGTTAACATGGCTGTTgacattgaccgttgactttgactttgaccagtttgacttccaggggtattttagtaatttggaaaattatggaagtggatcattaGTGGATGTAGGTGATTGAGTTTGGAGTTGTATTTGGGGAGTTTGACATTATCAtcccgagctacttgtgaggtgagttgtcctcactatactaacagggtcgaaggcaccaatgccgacccttcttttagattgttatcctggttgttgcatgatgatatgcttagtgacctgttagttcggtatcctggtatataggatgatgctatgttagtgaccggtcaGGTCAGTATCATGATTATAAGATGATAatatgttagtgatctgttagatctgtataactatatgtacatgctagctagcgtatgatatttatgtgcatatgattgtttgattgggggttgggttgaggcggtcatgctttgtcTTGCACCAACATATCCATTGTGGACCGGATAGACTGTATACACGGTAAGGGCATACTAGGCTGAAGGCCCGACAAGAGTTCTAGATAGGCTAAAGGCCCTGAGAGGCTGTCTAGACGTGCTGATGGCTcggagagcagtccagatagactgatggcCCTGCGAGGCAGTCCAGTTAGGATGAtagctcattatgcatgttgtttatatgatatagttatggtttgtatggcgttggtattttgagggtactcactaagctttgggcttacagttgttgattatgtttctggtacttctgatgatcgcgggaaggagaaggcgtgatcgtgaacctccttatatttttatgatttgattcgcatactctgacatgaaaccattttgaaaacaaatttgtaatagtTATTgatttttgaatgatttaaaaagttttaaattggcatgatttttatgggtgttacaaatacATATTTGTTGGTGGATTTGGTGTGTCTTTGggcattttaatatattttttggaAGTCAGAGCTTGCGGGAGCCTTTTGAAGCTCAAGGATGACTAATATGTCCTAGAAACACAATGGATAAGTTTGGGTCAAAATATGAGGATAAGTAACAACATAGGTTGTACGACTAGAGCACATAACACTACAAATTTTATATGATCATATTAGACAAATCAATTAACGACAAATTAAtgtattttacaaggaaaacatgACATATTCACATATATTTTATGGCTTATCCATATGTAGATACCGTTGGTTACAAGACATTCTTAAAAACATGAATATAGCAGTGGAAGACTTAAACAATTCATACATGCTCATGCAACCTATAAAGATGTAGGTTTCAATATGTTATTGAAACTACTAGATAGATAGAATAACACACCTATTTTTTAACTAAAGACATTATGGCTTGCGATCTTGTCCTTTACATCTTTCTTGGATGAGAGGATCCATAATAGAATcgctctaatggtatcacacccaagaTGCCAAAGAGAGAATCAAAAGAAAACCAGTAGAGAGGATCAAATTCTACAAACCCTAATGAGGGTTAAACATTTCATCCTTAAGGAGAGAAAGAAGGAGAGTGGTGAAATTTCAAGTCAAGGAATGAGCAAAAAAGTTTGATCCCTAGCACCCTATTTATAGGCTACGTTTGCTTAGTCCTATAAAAACTCCAATCCCATGTGGGATAAGCCTAGATTTTGTCTACTTCCTTATCCTTAATGGATTCTGGAATatttcaatcaactaactttTAATTGATTAATATCTAACTccttgaattaattaattattaattaactcAAAAAttgtttataattaatttaacaaaccatgaaaaaataataaactaattttttTCCTTAATTCCTTTTCTTTTAATTTCTCAAATGGGTCAtgatggcaacccaaaaggaccctgttACTATTAGAAATATTACTAATAGTTAATGATCTTGGAAACTATTTCCAAAAATCTCCTACTTGGACAAGTAATTAACTATATGAGGTATAATACTTCTCCAATAATCGATAGATTTAGGCATCCAATGCAACTGCCGAACTTTGATCTAATCAAGATTCAACTCTTAGATAAGTGATAAAATATTCATTTGTTCTACTAGATATCTGTATGAACCTAAGACATGGATAAAGGTCAATATTAGTGTTCAAGATTATGTTTATCTATAAAGATTTGTGATGACCACATTAgactactaaattgaacacatcaatttcagTCAGAGATTGGTCAACCATTTTGACGTtaacactaaatcatcgaggggaccatagAGATCGCTTCTCCTGTTAGGGAAAAAGGTACAAATAACCTTCTATTGGATGGTTATTGTCTACTCACCATGTCACACATGTACATACCCTTTATTACTACCGGTTCTAATATCGTTGAGTAGACTAATGCACAACAGATTTGTAGAGAAAAACCCCTCATGTATCTCGATTTGAAGAATAATAGATATTATAatcttagaattactcatgactatattcatgaagtaatctctaagtgcaggttgatccaatacttaaatctccattaaGTACTCATCAGTGTTATACACAGTCTCTATGATGTGTCCAATCACTATGGACAATCTACCAAAACTCCATGACAATCTTAAATCACAAattacttccaagagtatgaccAAATATGGATGTTTGGATAAATTAATACTCGGGAAGTGGGttctaaacatgcaaaaagaGAACATGGTGGTAAGCTAATTGAAATGACTGATgtccatcatatattaagattTCCAGTTAATAATCGTTAAAtcatgtaacaccgaaaatttcaaaaaaaattttcatttcaaataatcatttaattcttaaaaacactttgtttaaaatctcattcataatcgaattacaaaacataactccatttccaCTTGCATGATaagccaggatcctcaaaacatgactctttctctggtgtgtacaatcgagccggtgtcgtcccgtgatactgtgataacctgaaacacgtaacacaaaacactgtaagcatgaagcttagtgagttccccaaaataccgcatacaacacatacgccactcaaggctataatacgaccccctggtcgatgtgtctcagcgggaccctccagtcccgtagctggttggaccctccggcccggtcatagctcgtt includes these proteins:
- the LOC128134120 gene encoding uncharacterized protein LOC128134120, with protein sequence MHVEKNVGESLTGTVLNVHGKTKDGYKARLDLVHYGLKPELHPQIEGNNTTLPAAGCTLTKEEKDKFCETLYNLRVPQGYCSNFSSLVSLKDKKLIGLKSHDYHMLMQQFLPISIRSIMHPPTGVAITRFCFFFKSICSKEIIVDELDKLQEELCVTLCLLEKHFPPSFFDVMIHLTVHLTREVKLCGPIFFRWMYPFERYMKVIKGHMRNKNRPEGCIAEENVVEETIEFFSQFLKRMDIVGIAPDNHNNCGIHKGVDSSSITDDTPVSAAKSIEVFSELFSKAHFFVLQNTSEVLPYIERHMEFLEHIHPTKRKEERELGACRETITETMRWISHGPNKNIIKYDVYAINGYTFHTKAHEGKVYQNSGVNVVATGTHISKEVVTYAKNTYYGVLQEIWVLDYHFKRIAIFMCDWVDNRKGVKRDKLGYTLVELKILGHKGDPFILASQAQQTPPKNYKDTYEDVDEEFSTIVPHNDNILPHVDTLDLQKENDYFRNDCHEGKAKT
- the LOC111884873 gene encoding uncharacterized protein LOC111884873 translates to MDKSWMGAYRTSETYVKGVAEFIKYAVRNYKISKHMDPADTKKKIRIPCPCVKCVNHICHSVDVVDDHLFRNGIDQTYTNWNKHGETEEPPRSYVYEHNFDMDTSNVVDSTNMNIEMPTDAAETLEMVEDVEENFIGNPDKFREPIEDAEKPLYTGCLNFTKLSAIIQLLNLKKGNEMYSSTYEAKKAFKAMGSGYTKIHACVNNCILYRKEYTDLVACPTCGKSRWKVDEQKNKIYNNIPAKCLWYFPIIPRFKRLFQSKTTTKYLAWHTTERMVDVGALSHPADSPAWAAIDDKYPDFASEPRNLRLGISADGVDVNRGNRSHSVWHVLTVIYNLPPWLCMKRKFIMLSLLILGTPRNDIDVFLALFVDDLQLLFDFGVETYDVYAQEHFKLHVVVLWTINDYPALGTLSGCPYNGFQGCVVCGEETHCIRLLE